In Plasmodium falciparum 3D7 genome assembly, chromosome: 13, the following are encoded in one genomic region:
- a CDS encoding ras-related protein Rab-11B, with translation MSNEEYDHLYKIILVGDATVGKTHLLSRYIRGSLPSVAKATIGVEFATRTIPLAVGGTVKAQIWDTAGQERYRSITSAHYRRSAGAILVYDITKKKTFLSISKWLEEIRQNADKDIVIMLVGNKVDLTEEDETKRKVTYEQGANFARENNLFFAEASAVSKLNVKHIFENLLQEIYNNRLKNNNRSFSNRSVATCESAIQLTKARSVIKLNEVYDNQSEDNNMNKVKCC, from the exons atGTCTAATGAAGAATACGATCATctgtataaaataattttagtaGGTGACGCAACAgtag gTAAGACACATTTGCTATCGAGATATATAAGGGGATCTCTTCCTAGTGTAGCAAAAGCTACTAtcg GTGTAGAATTTGCTACGAGAACCATTCCATTAGCAGTCGGGGGCACGGTCAAAGCTCAG atATGGGATACTGCCGGCCAAGAACGATATCGAAGTATAACTAGCGCACATTATAGGAGAAGCGCAGGGGCTATATTAGTATATGATATAACTAAGAAGAAAACATTTTTAAGTATATCAAAATGGTTAGAAGAAATAAGACAAAATGCAGATAAGGATATTGTCATTATGCTTGTTGGAAATAAGGTAGATTTAACTGAAGAAGACGAAACTAAAAGGAAg GTGACATATGAACAAGGCGCAAACTTTGCAagagaaaataatttattctttGCAGAGGCCTCCGCTGTATCTAAATTAAatgtaaaacatatatttgaaaatttattacaagaaatatataataacagattaaaaaataataatcgaAGCTTTAGTAATAGAAGTGTAGCTACGTGCGAAAGCGCAATACAACTCACCAAAGCCAGGAGTgtcataaaattaaatgaggTATATGATAATCAGagtgaagataataatatgaataaagtAAAATGTTGTTAG